In Alligator mississippiensis isolate rAllMis1 chromosome 10, rAllMis1, whole genome shotgun sequence, one DNA window encodes the following:
- the LOC102563216 gene encoding fibulin-7 isoform X1 — translation MMLFLTVPTLAALCFLQLPLSSAQGCLSKRQVLSTIRQMQKLLSTQEAAQLQGMRNLKKQLTVLQSSVHKQATKRNDSCPHLAVPMNGRKLGRKSLVGHEVHFLCDAGFHLVGSETRTCLDNRTWSGQQPFCKSINDCASNPCANGGTCVDGIERYTCLCPSGWSGSNCQSPVYSYWVTLSNSSFSRQPRCADNLLGSRQCSCDTGFQMKASGMCQDVDECQLFQSSWQTRICVHDCVNLPGSYRCICPQGYLLNTDLNTCNDVDECTNSQHNCSRGEICVNVFGGFRCVRPECPKPRHNTSYVKTSAFQCERNPCPMDSKACRTAANSISFHYLPLQSNRTVPRVLFKMSTTRFVGDSLRFAITGGRGHSIFAVQRSDRQTGELILTSPVAGPAALEVELEMSEFARRVLLGKHIFRVMTFISQYEF, via the exons ATGATGCTGTTCCTCACGGTGCCGACCTTGgcagccctgtgcttcctgcagctgcccctcagCAGCGCCCAG GGCTGTCTGAGTAAGCGCCAGGTGCTGAGCACCATTCGGCAGATGCAGAAGCTGCTATCTACCCAGgaggctgcccagctgcaggggatgaGAAACCTCAAGAAGCAACTCACTGTCCTGCAGAGCAGTGTTCACAAACAGGCCACCAAACGCAATG ACAGCTGCCCTCACCTGGCAGTGCCCATGAATGGCAGGAAGCTGGGCAGGAAATCCCTGGTGGGGCACGAGGTGCACTTCCTGTGCGATGCTGGCTTTCACCTGGTGGGCTCGGAGACGCGCACCTGCCTGGACAACCGGACATGGAGTGGGCAGCAGCCCTTCTGCAAAA gTATCAATGACTGTGCTAGCAACCCCTGTGCCAATGGCGGGACCTGTGTAGATGGCATTGAGCGCtacacctgcctctgccccagcggCTGGTCAGGCAGCAACTGCCAGAGCCCAGTGTATTCCT actgggtGACGCTCAGCAACTCCTCCTTCAGTCGGCAGCCCCGCTGTGCTGACAACCTGCTGGGCTCCCGCCAGTGCAGCTGTGACACAGGCTTCCAGATGAAGGCCAGTGGCATGTGCCAAG ATGTTGATGAGTGCCAGTTGTTCCAGTCCAGCTGGCAGACCCGTATCTGTGTTCATGACTGTGTCAACCTGCCGGGCTCCTACCGCTGCATCTGCCCCCAGGGCTACCTGCTCAACACAGACTTGAATACCTGCAATG ATGTGGATGAATGCACCAACAGCCAGCACAACTGCAGCCGCGGTGAGATCTGTGTGAATGTCTTTGGAGGGTTCCGATGCGTGCGCCCTGAGTGCCCCAAGCCTCGGCACAACACCAGCTACGTCAAGACCTCTGCCTT CCAGTGTGAGCGGAACCCCTGCCCCATGGACAGCAAAGCCTGCCGCACTGCCGCCAACTCCATCTCCTTCCACTACCTGCCTCTCCAGTCCAACCGCACTGTGCCCAGGGTCCTCTTCAAGATGTCCACCACTCGCTTTGTGGGTGACAGCCTGAGATTTGCCATCACAGGTGGGAGAGGCCACAGCATCTTTGCTGTACAGCGGTCTGACCGGCAGACCGGTGAGCTCATCCTGACCAGCCCAGTGGCAGGGCCAGCTGCCCTGGAGGTAGAGCTAGAAATGAGTGAGTTTGCCCGGAGGGTCCTTCTTGGGAAGCACATCTTCAGGGTTATGACCTTCATCTCCCAGTATGAGTTCtga
- the LOC102563216 gene encoding fibulin-7 isoform X2: MMLFLTVPTLAALCFLQLPLSSAQGCLSKRQVLSTIRQMQKLLSTQEAAQLQGMRNLKKQLTVLQSSVHKQATKRNDSCPHLAVPMNGRKLGRKSLVGHEVHFLCDAGFHLVGSETRTCLDNRTWSGQQPFCKSINDCASNPCANGGTCVDGIERYTCLCPSGWSGSNCQSPVYSYWVTLSNSSFSRQPRCADNLLGSRQCSCDTGFQMKASGMCQDVDECQLFQSSWQTRICVHDCVNLPGSYRCICPQGYLLNTDLNTCNDVDECTNSQHNCSRGEICVNVFGGFRCVRPECPKPRHNTSYVKTSAFLPSL; this comes from the exons ATGATGCTGTTCCTCACGGTGCCGACCTTGgcagccctgtgcttcctgcagctgcccctcagCAGCGCCCAG GGCTGTCTGAGTAAGCGCCAGGTGCTGAGCACCATTCGGCAGATGCAGAAGCTGCTATCTACCCAGgaggctgcccagctgcaggggatgaGAAACCTCAAGAAGCAACTCACTGTCCTGCAGAGCAGTGTTCACAAACAGGCCACCAAACGCAATG ACAGCTGCCCTCACCTGGCAGTGCCCATGAATGGCAGGAAGCTGGGCAGGAAATCCCTGGTGGGGCACGAGGTGCACTTCCTGTGCGATGCTGGCTTTCACCTGGTGGGCTCGGAGACGCGCACCTGCCTGGACAACCGGACATGGAGTGGGCAGCAGCCCTTCTGCAAAA gTATCAATGACTGTGCTAGCAACCCCTGTGCCAATGGCGGGACCTGTGTAGATGGCATTGAGCGCtacacctgcctctgccccagcggCTGGTCAGGCAGCAACTGCCAGAGCCCAGTGTATTCCT actgggtGACGCTCAGCAACTCCTCCTTCAGTCGGCAGCCCCGCTGTGCTGACAACCTGCTGGGCTCCCGCCAGTGCAGCTGTGACACAGGCTTCCAGATGAAGGCCAGTGGCATGTGCCAAG ATGTTGATGAGTGCCAGTTGTTCCAGTCCAGCTGGCAGACCCGTATCTGTGTTCATGACTGTGTCAACCTGCCGGGCTCCTACCGCTGCATCTGCCCCCAGGGCTACCTGCTCAACACAGACTTGAATACCTGCAATG ATGTGGATGAATGCACCAACAGCCAGCACAACTGCAGCCGCGGTGAGATCTGTGTGAATGTCTTTGGAGGGTTCCGATGCGTGCGCCCTGAGTGCCCCAAGCCTCGGCACAACACCAGCTACGTCAAGACCTCTGCCTT CCTGCCCAGCTTGTAA